In the Dolichospermum flos-aquae CCAP 1403/13F genome, TTTGCTCCTTTGCGACTTTGCGCGAAACTCTCTGTGTCCTCTGTGTCTGGAGTGGTTCGTTAAAAAAGGATGTTGGGGGGTTGAGGGGGTGCGATAGCGAAGCGCGACCTAGGAATCGCTGTATATGAAGATACTATTTCTATAAACTATTCCATTCTTCTAAAGTTATTTCCCGTTCTAAAATAACCTCTACTTCTCGAATCATCATTCGCAGTTGAGGTATAGAATACTCATCATTAGAAGGAATAGTGAGACGATTTTGAGCATAAACCATAAATTGGTGTCTTGTACCGGAAAAAGCACCCTCAAAACCTAACCTTCTTAACTTGCTAATAAAGTCTCGACGTTTACACGGTATCC is a window encoding:
- a CDS encoding type II toxin-antitoxin system HicA family toxin, with protein sequence MSRWIPCKRRDFISKLRRLGFEGAFSGTRHQFMVYAQNRLTIPSNDEYSIPQLRMMIREVEVILEREITLEEWNSL